One genomic segment of Ignavibacteriota bacterium includes these proteins:
- a CDS encoding CYTH domain-containing protein — translation MATNLEIKVKLENFDNILKIQNDKNIQHEKTILQKDIYYKIPAGLLKLRKHNEGFELIKYQRNEKDGERWSNYFVLNISGENVENYFSDIFETETVVEKVRELYIYKNTRIHLDEVKNLGKFLELETVVKNISQVEAKTEFDEIVKLLELDEKNQIRKSYRDLILEK, via the coding sequence ATGGCAACAAATTTGGAAATTAAAGTAAAGTTAGAAAATTTTGATAATATTTTGAAAATACAAAATGATAAAAATATTCAGCATGAAAAAACAATTTTACAAAAGGATATTTATTATAAAATTCCGGCTGGACTTTTAAAATTGCGAAAACACAATGAAGGTTTTGAATTAATTAAATATCAGCGAAATGAAAAAGACGGTGAAAGATGGAGTAATTATTTTGTTCTAAATATTTCCGGAGAAAATGTTGAAAATTATTTTAGTGATATTTTTGAAACTGAAACAGTTGTAGAAAAAGTTCGCGAATTATACATATACAAAAACACAAGAATTCATTTGGATGAAGTAAAAAATTTAGGAAAATTTTTAGAACTCGAAACCGTTGTTAAAAATATTTCTCAAGTTGAAGCAAAAACAGAGTTTGATGAAATTGTGAAATTATTAGAATTGGATGAAAAAAATCAGATTAGAAAATCTTATAGAGATTTGATTTTAGAAAAATAA